One Hippoglossus stenolepis isolate QCI-W04-F060 chromosome 22, HSTE1.2, whole genome shotgun sequence DNA segment encodes these proteins:
- the LOC118101929 gene encoding protein bicaudal D homolog 1 isoform X1, whose translation MAAGGAGCGDTVEECRVEVERLTRELAEANREKVRAAECGLVVLEENQRLKQQYADLEAEQEALRLELEQLQEVGSAGAFGHAYSTQRKVAEDGENNEETLLQESATKEAYYVGRILELQSELKLSRAAASNAQADNEHLSTLLQELRESNEMLELQRSRMREEIREYKLRDARLLQDYTELEEENISLQKLVSTLKQNQVEYEGLKHEIKVLEEETELLNSQLQDALRLKDMSDTQLEECLESLKSEREQKNHLRRELVHHLSMCDVAFTGSTHLTFTSAPPSGTATPTTLLSPNAEEPTRCNGHLQGGTAAGTAAALGARPNGECRGPGRKAEGVTTSDLYSEMNLTEIQKLKQHIMAVEREKVALMTSLEESQTQLQHTQGALTEQYEKTLRLSQKVTALRRLHRRAQLNQEAQSSVTSQLNPEDLSRDDLEAEDEGDTEDYKSETLNKSQLFSYQTPGLEILQCKYRVAVTEVVELKAELKGFRDRLAQCGEGGGERPNRYSQHQKLERQVASLEKSCREGREKISSLESELQAAQSGASESRGALNAAQDELVTLSEELAQLYHHVCLCNNETPNRVMLDYYRQGRGLRAVTASLKAMSLDNSKVLLTPRLARRLAAVAAATSTSGESRSPSESPSKEPLCREGGGEEKEGPPVPSEQSPRACTPPTRSPSISASSSSSSSSSPALEPASELRKEPMNIYNLNAIIREQVKHLQRAVDQSLQLSRQRAAARELAPLLDKDKESCLEEILKLKSLLSTKREQIATLRLVLKANKQTAEGALANLKSKYDSEKSMVTTTMMKLRNELKALKEDAATFSSLRALFATRCDEYVIQLDEMQRQLAAAEDEKKTLNSLLRMAIQQKLALTQRLEDLAFDQEQTHRTRGGRLTRGRTSTPKVSPPSSTSASNLAQGYTTSFAPGSLLASGLTSSSSIVPDDSTLSFCQSMISAALASPLTSPTSHIPPRSPSSAMITSLAGLVASETPPSLEAPSSTSARTPPSTPLRLASSQWTLGVRTVVIDSQSFNVNFSPTLPHGLGSTVSRHYTSDTYTSPPSTTTTRPTLLGPAPSSPYRSPLVGLRRSTWSPTPRTRPLSSLTRSSVQYSPSSASPYSPSSSYSYSPSYYSSSSAFLPSSSYLTPSSSTSHSHSSHYTPLYPRYNSSYRPRH comes from the exons GCATTTGGCCATGCCTACTCCACCCAGCGCAAGGTGGCCGAGGATGGGGAGAACAACGAGGAGACGCTGCTGCAGGAGTCCGCCACCAAGGAGGCCTACTACGTGGGCCGCATCCTGGAGCTGCAGTCGGAGCTGAAGCTCAGCCGGGCCGCTGCCTCCAACGCTCAGGCTGACAACGAGCATCTGAGCACCCTGCTGCAGGAGCTCAGGGAG AGTAATGAAATGTTGGAGCTGCAGCGCAGCCGCATGAGGGAGGAGATCAGGGAGTACAAGCTCCGAGATGCGCGGCTGCTCCAGGACTAcactgagctggaggaggagaacatctCTCTGCAGAAGCTGGTGTCAACCCTCAAACAGAACCAG GTGGAGTACGAAGGCCTGAAGCATGAGATCAAGGTCTTGGAGGAGGAGACCGAACTCCTCAACAGCCAGCTGCAAGACGCGCTGCGTTTGAAGGACATGTCTGATACGCAGCTGGAGGAGTGTCTGGAGTCCCTGAAGAGTGAGCGTGAGCAGAAGAACCACCTGCGCAGGGAGCTGGTGCACCACCTCAGCATGTGTGACGTGGCCTTCACCGGCAGTACCCACCTGACGTTCACCTCGGCCCCGCCCAGTGGCACCGCCACCCCGACAACTCTGCTGTCCCCGAACGCAGAGGAGCCAACAAG ATGTAACGGCCACCTTCAGGGCGGGACCGCAGCGGGGACCGCGGCAGCGCTGGGGGCCCGGCCCAATGGAGAGTGCCGAGGGCCGGGTCGCAAAGCTGAGGGAGTGACGACGTCGGACCTCTACAGTGAGATGAACCTGACAGAGATCCAGAAGCTCAAGCAGCACATAATGGCC GTTGAGCGTGAGAAGGTAGCACTGATGACGAGCCTGGAGGAGTCCCAGACTCAGCTCCAACACACCCAGGGGGCCCTGACGGAGCAGTATGAGAAGACCCTCCGTCTTAGCCAGAAGGTCACTGCCCTCCGCCGTCTGCATCGCAGGGCCCAGCTCAACCAGGAAGCCCAGAGCAGTGTCACCTCTCAGCTGAATCCTGAGGACCTCAGCAGAGATGACTTAGAGGCTGAAGACGAAGGGGACACGGAGGACTATAAGAGCGAGACACTGAACAAAAGTCAGTTATTTTCATACCAAACGCCGGGTCTGGAGATCCTGCAGTGCAAGTATCGTGTTGCTGTGACTGAGGTGGTGGAGCTAAAGGCGGAGCTGAAGGGCTTTAGAGACAGACTGGCTCAGtgtggggagggaggaggggagaggccGAACCGATACAGCCAGCACCAGAAGCTGGAGCGGCAGGTCGCTTCGTTGGAGAAGAGCTGCCGGGAGGGACGTGAGAAG ATTTCTAGTCTGGAGTCGGAGTTGCAGGCAGCTCAGTCAGGAGCCAGTGAGAGCCGGGGGGCACTGAACGCAGCTCAGGATGAGCTGGTGACGCTGAGTGAGGAGCTTGCACAGCTCTACCATCACGTCTGTCTGTGCAACAATGAGACGCCCAACCGTGTCATGCTGGACTACTACAG ACAAGGCAGAGGACTGAGGGCCGTCACTGCCAGTCTCAAAGCCATGTCGTTGGACAACAGCAAAGTTCTCCTCACACCGCGCCTCGCAAGGCGGCTGGCCGCTGTTGCCGCTGCAACCTCGACTTCCGGGGAGTCGCGGAGTCCCTCGGAGTCTCCATCCAAAGAGCCCCTGTGCAGAGAgggtggaggggaggagaaggagggtcCCCCGGTCCCATCTGAGCAGAGCCCGCGAGCCTGCACACCTCCTACCCGCTCACCCAGTATCAGTGCCTCttcatcgtcatcgtcatcatcatcgccTGCCCTGGAGCCGGCCAGTGAGCTGCGCAAGGAGCCAATGAACATCTACAACCTCAACGCCATCATCAGAGAGCAG GTGAAGCACCTCCAGCGGGCCGTGGACCAGTCTCTGCAGCTGTCCAGACAGAGAGCTGCGGCCAGGGAACTGGCCCCTCTGCTGGACAAGGACAAGGAGAGCTGCCTGGAGGAGATCCTGAAGCTCAAGTCTTTGCTGAGCACCAAGAGAGAGCAGATAGCCACCCTCAGACTGGTGCTGAAGGCTAACAAGCAG ACTGCAGAAGGGGCTCTTGCCAACCTTAAGAGTAAGTATGATTCCGAGAAGTCCATGGTGACCACCACCATGATGAAGCTGAGGAACGAGTTGAAGGCGCTGAAGGAGGATGCTGCTACTTTCTCCTCTCTGCGAGCCCTGTTCGCAACCAG GTGTGACGAGTATGTGATCCAACTGGATGAGATGCAGAGACAGCTGGCTGCCGCCGAGGATGAGAAGAAGACTCTGAACTCCCTCCTCCGGATGGCCATCCAGCAGAAGCTGGCCCTCACCCAGCGCCTGGAGGATTTAGCTTTCGATCAAGAGCAGACCCACCGCACCCGTGGGGGAAGGCTGACCCGTGGGAGGACCAGCACCCCCAAAGTAAGTCCCCCATCCTCGACTTCGGCCTCCAACCTAGCCCAAGGCTATACCACATCTTTTGCCCCTGGCAGCCTCCTCGCTTCTGGCCTTACTAGTTCTTCGTCAATTGTTCCTGATGATtccactttgtctttttgtcagTCCATGATCAGTGCAGCTCTGGCTTCACCTCTTACCTCCCCTACCTCACACATACCTCCTCGCAGTCCATCATCAGCAATGATCACCTCACTGGCTGGTCTTGTAGCGTCAGAGACCCCCCCATCCCTTGAGGCCCCCTCTTCTACCTCGGCACGGACCCCACCCTCAACCCCTCTGAGGCTGGCTTCCTCCCAGTGGACCCTGGGGGTGCGAACAGTTGTGATCGACTCCCAAAGTTTCAATGTCAACTTCTCCCCTACTCTGCCCCATGGCTTAGGCTCTACAGTCTCCAGGCACTACACCTCAGACACATACACCTCTCCCccgtccaccaccaccaccaggccCACCCTGCTAGGACCTGCCCCCTCTTCTCCATATCGTTCCCCTCTTGTTGGGCTCAGGCGCTCCACATGGAGCCCCACTCCCCGAACTCGACCCCTCTCTAGCCTGACTCGCTCTTCTGTCCAATACTCTCCTTCCTCGGCCTCCCCTTactccccttcttcctcctacAGCTACTCCCCTTCCTATTacagctcctcctctgctttcctgCCCTCTAGCTCCTATCTCACCCCTAGCAGCTCCACCTCCCACAGCCACTCCAGCCACTACACACCCCTGTACCCCAGATACAACAGTTCTTACCGGCCCCGGCATTGA
- the LOC118101929 gene encoding protein bicaudal D homolog 1 isoform X2 produces the protein MAAGGAGCGDTVEECRVEVERLTRELAEANREKVRAAECGLVVLEENQRLKQQYADLEAEQEALRLELEQLQEAFGHAYSTQRKVAEDGENNEETLLQESATKEAYYVGRILELQSELKLSRAAASNAQADNEHLSTLLQELRESNEMLELQRSRMREEIREYKLRDARLLQDYTELEEENISLQKLVSTLKQNQVEYEGLKHEIKVLEEETELLNSQLQDALRLKDMSDTQLEECLESLKSEREQKNHLRRELVHHLSMCDVAFTGSTHLTFTSAPPSGTATPTTLLSPNAEEPTRCNGHLQGGTAAGTAAALGARPNGECRGPGRKAEGVTTSDLYSEMNLTEIQKLKQHIMAVEREKVALMTSLEESQTQLQHTQGALTEQYEKTLRLSQKVTALRRLHRRAQLNQEAQSSVTSQLNPEDLSRDDLEAEDEGDTEDYKSETLNKSQLFSYQTPGLEILQCKYRVAVTEVVELKAELKGFRDRLAQCGEGGGERPNRYSQHQKLERQVASLEKSCREGREKISSLESELQAAQSGASESRGALNAAQDELVTLSEELAQLYHHVCLCNNETPNRVMLDYYRQGRGLRAVTASLKAMSLDNSKVLLTPRLARRLAAVAAATSTSGESRSPSESPSKEPLCREGGGEEKEGPPVPSEQSPRACTPPTRSPSISASSSSSSSSSPALEPASELRKEPMNIYNLNAIIREQVKHLQRAVDQSLQLSRQRAAARELAPLLDKDKESCLEEILKLKSLLSTKREQIATLRLVLKANKQTAEGALANLKSKYDSEKSMVTTTMMKLRNELKALKEDAATFSSLRALFATRCDEYVIQLDEMQRQLAAAEDEKKTLNSLLRMAIQQKLALTQRLEDLAFDQEQTHRTRGGRLTRGRTSTPKVSPPSSTSASNLAQGYTTSFAPGSLLASGLTSSSSIVPDDSTLSFCQSMISAALASPLTSPTSHIPPRSPSSAMITSLAGLVASETPPSLEAPSSTSARTPPSTPLRLASSQWTLGVRTVVIDSQSFNVNFSPTLPHGLGSTVSRHYTSDTYTSPPSTTTTRPTLLGPAPSSPYRSPLVGLRRSTWSPTPRTRPLSSLTRSSVQYSPSSASPYSPSSSYSYSPSYYSSSSAFLPSSSYLTPSSSTSHSHSSHYTPLYPRYNSSYRPRH, from the exons GCATTTGGCCATGCCTACTCCACCCAGCGCAAGGTGGCCGAGGATGGGGAGAACAACGAGGAGACGCTGCTGCAGGAGTCCGCCACCAAGGAGGCCTACTACGTGGGCCGCATCCTGGAGCTGCAGTCGGAGCTGAAGCTCAGCCGGGCCGCTGCCTCCAACGCTCAGGCTGACAACGAGCATCTGAGCACCCTGCTGCAGGAGCTCAGGGAG AGTAATGAAATGTTGGAGCTGCAGCGCAGCCGCATGAGGGAGGAGATCAGGGAGTACAAGCTCCGAGATGCGCGGCTGCTCCAGGACTAcactgagctggaggaggagaacatctCTCTGCAGAAGCTGGTGTCAACCCTCAAACAGAACCAG GTGGAGTACGAAGGCCTGAAGCATGAGATCAAGGTCTTGGAGGAGGAGACCGAACTCCTCAACAGCCAGCTGCAAGACGCGCTGCGTTTGAAGGACATGTCTGATACGCAGCTGGAGGAGTGTCTGGAGTCCCTGAAGAGTGAGCGTGAGCAGAAGAACCACCTGCGCAGGGAGCTGGTGCACCACCTCAGCATGTGTGACGTGGCCTTCACCGGCAGTACCCACCTGACGTTCACCTCGGCCCCGCCCAGTGGCACCGCCACCCCGACAACTCTGCTGTCCCCGAACGCAGAGGAGCCAACAAG ATGTAACGGCCACCTTCAGGGCGGGACCGCAGCGGGGACCGCGGCAGCGCTGGGGGCCCGGCCCAATGGAGAGTGCCGAGGGCCGGGTCGCAAAGCTGAGGGAGTGACGACGTCGGACCTCTACAGTGAGATGAACCTGACAGAGATCCAGAAGCTCAAGCAGCACATAATGGCC GTTGAGCGTGAGAAGGTAGCACTGATGACGAGCCTGGAGGAGTCCCAGACTCAGCTCCAACACACCCAGGGGGCCCTGACGGAGCAGTATGAGAAGACCCTCCGTCTTAGCCAGAAGGTCACTGCCCTCCGCCGTCTGCATCGCAGGGCCCAGCTCAACCAGGAAGCCCAGAGCAGTGTCACCTCTCAGCTGAATCCTGAGGACCTCAGCAGAGATGACTTAGAGGCTGAAGACGAAGGGGACACGGAGGACTATAAGAGCGAGACACTGAACAAAAGTCAGTTATTTTCATACCAAACGCCGGGTCTGGAGATCCTGCAGTGCAAGTATCGTGTTGCTGTGACTGAGGTGGTGGAGCTAAAGGCGGAGCTGAAGGGCTTTAGAGACAGACTGGCTCAGtgtggggagggaggaggggagaggccGAACCGATACAGCCAGCACCAGAAGCTGGAGCGGCAGGTCGCTTCGTTGGAGAAGAGCTGCCGGGAGGGACGTGAGAAG ATTTCTAGTCTGGAGTCGGAGTTGCAGGCAGCTCAGTCAGGAGCCAGTGAGAGCCGGGGGGCACTGAACGCAGCTCAGGATGAGCTGGTGACGCTGAGTGAGGAGCTTGCACAGCTCTACCATCACGTCTGTCTGTGCAACAATGAGACGCCCAACCGTGTCATGCTGGACTACTACAG ACAAGGCAGAGGACTGAGGGCCGTCACTGCCAGTCTCAAAGCCATGTCGTTGGACAACAGCAAAGTTCTCCTCACACCGCGCCTCGCAAGGCGGCTGGCCGCTGTTGCCGCTGCAACCTCGACTTCCGGGGAGTCGCGGAGTCCCTCGGAGTCTCCATCCAAAGAGCCCCTGTGCAGAGAgggtggaggggaggagaaggagggtcCCCCGGTCCCATCTGAGCAGAGCCCGCGAGCCTGCACACCTCCTACCCGCTCACCCAGTATCAGTGCCTCttcatcgtcatcgtcatcatcatcgccTGCCCTGGAGCCGGCCAGTGAGCTGCGCAAGGAGCCAATGAACATCTACAACCTCAACGCCATCATCAGAGAGCAG GTGAAGCACCTCCAGCGGGCCGTGGACCAGTCTCTGCAGCTGTCCAGACAGAGAGCTGCGGCCAGGGAACTGGCCCCTCTGCTGGACAAGGACAAGGAGAGCTGCCTGGAGGAGATCCTGAAGCTCAAGTCTTTGCTGAGCACCAAGAGAGAGCAGATAGCCACCCTCAGACTGGTGCTGAAGGCTAACAAGCAG ACTGCAGAAGGGGCTCTTGCCAACCTTAAGAGTAAGTATGATTCCGAGAAGTCCATGGTGACCACCACCATGATGAAGCTGAGGAACGAGTTGAAGGCGCTGAAGGAGGATGCTGCTACTTTCTCCTCTCTGCGAGCCCTGTTCGCAACCAG GTGTGACGAGTATGTGATCCAACTGGATGAGATGCAGAGACAGCTGGCTGCCGCCGAGGATGAGAAGAAGACTCTGAACTCCCTCCTCCGGATGGCCATCCAGCAGAAGCTGGCCCTCACCCAGCGCCTGGAGGATTTAGCTTTCGATCAAGAGCAGACCCACCGCACCCGTGGGGGAAGGCTGACCCGTGGGAGGACCAGCACCCCCAAAGTAAGTCCCCCATCCTCGACTTCGGCCTCCAACCTAGCCCAAGGCTATACCACATCTTTTGCCCCTGGCAGCCTCCTCGCTTCTGGCCTTACTAGTTCTTCGTCAATTGTTCCTGATGATtccactttgtctttttgtcagTCCATGATCAGTGCAGCTCTGGCTTCACCTCTTACCTCCCCTACCTCACACATACCTCCTCGCAGTCCATCATCAGCAATGATCACCTCACTGGCTGGTCTTGTAGCGTCAGAGACCCCCCCATCCCTTGAGGCCCCCTCTTCTACCTCGGCACGGACCCCACCCTCAACCCCTCTGAGGCTGGCTTCCTCCCAGTGGACCCTGGGGGTGCGAACAGTTGTGATCGACTCCCAAAGTTTCAATGTCAACTTCTCCCCTACTCTGCCCCATGGCTTAGGCTCTACAGTCTCCAGGCACTACACCTCAGACACATACACCTCTCCCccgtccaccaccaccaccaggccCACCCTGCTAGGACCTGCCCCCTCTTCTCCATATCGTTCCCCTCTTGTTGGGCTCAGGCGCTCCACATGGAGCCCCACTCCCCGAACTCGACCCCTCTCTAGCCTGACTCGCTCTTCTGTCCAATACTCTCCTTCCTCGGCCTCCCCTTactccccttcttcctcctacAGCTACTCCCCTTCCTATTacagctcctcctctgctttcctgCCCTCTAGCTCCTATCTCACCCCTAGCAGCTCCACCTCCCACAGCCACTCCAGCCACTACACACCCCTGTACCCCAGATACAACAGTTCTTACCGGCCCCGGCATTGA
- the LOC118101929 gene encoding protein bicaudal D homolog 1 isoform X3, which yields MAAGGAGCGDTVEECRVEVERLTRELAEANREKVRAAECGLVVLEENQRLKQQYADLEAEQEALRLELEQLQEVGSAGAFGHAYSTQRKVAEDGENNEETLLQESATKEAYYVGRILELQSELKLSRAAASNAQADNEHLSTLLQELRESNEMLELQRSRMREEIREYKLRDARLLQDYTELEEENISLQKLVSTLKQNQVEYEGLKHEIKVLEEETELLNSQLQDALRLKDMSDTQLEECLESLKSEREQKNHLRRELVHHLSMCDVAFTGSTHLTFTSAPPSGTATPTTLLSPNAEEPTRCNGHLQGGTAAGTAAALGARPNGECRGPGRKAEGVTTSDLYSEMNLTEIQKLKQHIMAVEREKVALMTSLEESQTQLQHTQGALTEQYEKTLRLSQKVTALRRLHRRAQLNQEAQSSVTSQLNPEDLSRDDLEAEDEGDTEDYKSETLNKSQLFSYQTPGLEILQCKYRVAVTEVVELKAELKGFRDRLAQCGEGGGERPNRYSQHQKLERQVASLEKSCREGREKISSLESELQAAQSGASESRGALNAAQDELVTLSEELAQLYHHVCLCNNETPNRVMLDYYRQGRGLRAVTASLKAMSLDNSKVLLTPRLARRLAAVAAATSTSGESRSPSESPSKEPLCREGGGEEKEGPPVPSEQSPRACTPPTRSPSISASSSSSSSSSPALEPASELRKEPMNIYNLNAIIREQVKHLQRAVDQSLQLSRQRAAARELAPLLDKDKESCLEEILKLKSLLSTKREQIATLRLVLKANKQTAEGALANLKSKYDSEKSMVTTTMMKLRNELKALKEDAATFSSLRALFATRCDEYVIQLDEMQRQLAAAEDEKKTLNSLLRMAIQQKLALTQRLEDLAFDQEQTHRTRGGRLTRGRTSTPKSMISAALASPLTSPTSHIPPRSPSSAMITSLAGLVASETPPSLEAPSSTSARTPPSTPLRLASSQWTLGVRTVVIDSQSFNVNFSPTLPHGLGSTVSRHYTSDTYTSPPSTTTTRPTLLGPAPSSPYRSPLVGLRRSTWSPTPRTRPLSSLTRSSVQYSPSSASPYSPSSSYSYSPSYYSSSSAFLPSSSYLTPSSSTSHSHSSHYTPLYPRYNSSYRPRH from the exons GCATTTGGCCATGCCTACTCCACCCAGCGCAAGGTGGCCGAGGATGGGGAGAACAACGAGGAGACGCTGCTGCAGGAGTCCGCCACCAAGGAGGCCTACTACGTGGGCCGCATCCTGGAGCTGCAGTCGGAGCTGAAGCTCAGCCGGGCCGCTGCCTCCAACGCTCAGGCTGACAACGAGCATCTGAGCACCCTGCTGCAGGAGCTCAGGGAG AGTAATGAAATGTTGGAGCTGCAGCGCAGCCGCATGAGGGAGGAGATCAGGGAGTACAAGCTCCGAGATGCGCGGCTGCTCCAGGACTAcactgagctggaggaggagaacatctCTCTGCAGAAGCTGGTGTCAACCCTCAAACAGAACCAG GTGGAGTACGAAGGCCTGAAGCATGAGATCAAGGTCTTGGAGGAGGAGACCGAACTCCTCAACAGCCAGCTGCAAGACGCGCTGCGTTTGAAGGACATGTCTGATACGCAGCTGGAGGAGTGTCTGGAGTCCCTGAAGAGTGAGCGTGAGCAGAAGAACCACCTGCGCAGGGAGCTGGTGCACCACCTCAGCATGTGTGACGTGGCCTTCACCGGCAGTACCCACCTGACGTTCACCTCGGCCCCGCCCAGTGGCACCGCCACCCCGACAACTCTGCTGTCCCCGAACGCAGAGGAGCCAACAAG ATGTAACGGCCACCTTCAGGGCGGGACCGCAGCGGGGACCGCGGCAGCGCTGGGGGCCCGGCCCAATGGAGAGTGCCGAGGGCCGGGTCGCAAAGCTGAGGGAGTGACGACGTCGGACCTCTACAGTGAGATGAACCTGACAGAGATCCAGAAGCTCAAGCAGCACATAATGGCC GTTGAGCGTGAGAAGGTAGCACTGATGACGAGCCTGGAGGAGTCCCAGACTCAGCTCCAACACACCCAGGGGGCCCTGACGGAGCAGTATGAGAAGACCCTCCGTCTTAGCCAGAAGGTCACTGCCCTCCGCCGTCTGCATCGCAGGGCCCAGCTCAACCAGGAAGCCCAGAGCAGTGTCACCTCTCAGCTGAATCCTGAGGACCTCAGCAGAGATGACTTAGAGGCTGAAGACGAAGGGGACACGGAGGACTATAAGAGCGAGACACTGAACAAAAGTCAGTTATTTTCATACCAAACGCCGGGTCTGGAGATCCTGCAGTGCAAGTATCGTGTTGCTGTGACTGAGGTGGTGGAGCTAAAGGCGGAGCTGAAGGGCTTTAGAGACAGACTGGCTCAGtgtggggagggaggaggggagaggccGAACCGATACAGCCAGCACCAGAAGCTGGAGCGGCAGGTCGCTTCGTTGGAGAAGAGCTGCCGGGAGGGACGTGAGAAG ATTTCTAGTCTGGAGTCGGAGTTGCAGGCAGCTCAGTCAGGAGCCAGTGAGAGCCGGGGGGCACTGAACGCAGCTCAGGATGAGCTGGTGACGCTGAGTGAGGAGCTTGCACAGCTCTACCATCACGTCTGTCTGTGCAACAATGAGACGCCCAACCGTGTCATGCTGGACTACTACAG ACAAGGCAGAGGACTGAGGGCCGTCACTGCCAGTCTCAAAGCCATGTCGTTGGACAACAGCAAAGTTCTCCTCACACCGCGCCTCGCAAGGCGGCTGGCCGCTGTTGCCGCTGCAACCTCGACTTCCGGGGAGTCGCGGAGTCCCTCGGAGTCTCCATCCAAAGAGCCCCTGTGCAGAGAgggtggaggggaggagaaggagggtcCCCCGGTCCCATCTGAGCAGAGCCCGCGAGCCTGCACACCTCCTACCCGCTCACCCAGTATCAGTGCCTCttcatcgtcatcgtcatcatcatcgccTGCCCTGGAGCCGGCCAGTGAGCTGCGCAAGGAGCCAATGAACATCTACAACCTCAACGCCATCATCAGAGAGCAG GTGAAGCACCTCCAGCGGGCCGTGGACCAGTCTCTGCAGCTGTCCAGACAGAGAGCTGCGGCCAGGGAACTGGCCCCTCTGCTGGACAAGGACAAGGAGAGCTGCCTGGAGGAGATCCTGAAGCTCAAGTCTTTGCTGAGCACCAAGAGAGAGCAGATAGCCACCCTCAGACTGGTGCTGAAGGCTAACAAGCAG ACTGCAGAAGGGGCTCTTGCCAACCTTAAGAGTAAGTATGATTCCGAGAAGTCCATGGTGACCACCACCATGATGAAGCTGAGGAACGAGTTGAAGGCGCTGAAGGAGGATGCTGCTACTTTCTCCTCTCTGCGAGCCCTGTTCGCAACCAG GTGTGACGAGTATGTGATCCAACTGGATGAGATGCAGAGACAGCTGGCTGCCGCCGAGGATGAGAAGAAGACTCTGAACTCCCTCCTCCGGATGGCCATCCAGCAGAAGCTGGCCCTCACCCAGCGCCTGGAGGATTTAGCTTTCGATCAAGAGCAGACCCACCGCACCCGTGGGGGAAGGCTGACCCGTGGGAGGACCAGCACCCCCAAA TCCATGATCAGTGCAGCTCTGGCTTCACCTCTTACCTCCCCTACCTCACACATACCTCCTCGCAGTCCATCATCAGCAATGATCACCTCACTGGCTGGTCTTGTAGCGTCAGAGACCCCCCCATCCCTTGAGGCCCCCTCTTCTACCTCGGCACGGACCCCACCCTCAACCCCTCTGAGGCTGGCTTCCTCCCAGTGGACCCTGGGGGTGCGAACAGTTGTGATCGACTCCCAAAGTTTCAATGTCAACTTCTCCCCTACTCTGCCCCATGGCTTAGGCTCTACAGTCTCCAGGCACTACACCTCAGACACATACACCTCTCCCccgtccaccaccaccaccaggccCACCCTGCTAGGACCTGCCCCCTCTTCTCCATATCGTTCCCCTCTTGTTGGGCTCAGGCGCTCCACATGGAGCCCCACTCCCCGAACTCGACCCCTCTCTAGCCTGACTCGCTCTTCTGTCCAATACTCTCCTTCCTCGGCCTCCCCTTactccccttcttcctcctacAGCTACTCCCCTTCCTATTacagctcctcctctgctttcctgCCCTCTAGCTCCTATCTCACCCCTAGCAGCTCCACCTCCCACAGCCACTCCAGCCACTACACACCCCTGTACCCCAGATACAACAGTTCTTACCGGCCCCGGCATTGA